The stretch of DNA CGCGATCCCCTTCTTCAAGGCCTGAGTCATAACCATCGAGAAGCTCAATTCGTTTTCCGTTTATCATACATGAGTAAAAACGCTTGAGGCGGCCGCTCTCTTCATCAATTGCAACTTCACGGAAACGTGCACCAAACTTCTGCTTTAGCTTCTGTATAAGTTCATCAATGGTATCTGCTGCCATTTCCACAGTTCCGGTACCAGCTGCTTCTCGTACTGTTGCAAAGAGTTTTACTGTCACTTGGGCCATGAGTACCACCCGTTTTCTTTCCCTTGGAAAAGAATATTTTAACCATTGCTGATTGACAGTCTCTCTAAGACCTATTCATCTCAGGAATGATTTTCCATGAAACTGACAGTTGTTGGCCATCTCAGCAGAGATCTTATCATTACACCAGAAACTAGGAGAGAGGCGATTGGCGGTGGAACTGCATATGCTATGCTTGCCCCCTCAATTGGAGCCCGTACCCGCATAGTCAGCAAGGTTGGTCATGATTTTGAAGAGAAGTACCTAAATGTATTGCAGGACTCTGGTTTGAACCTGTCCGCCCTCCACCGCACATCGGGACAAACAACGAGGTTTGTTAACAGATACGACAGCGAAGGCAACCGGAGTCAGTCTGTGGAAGCAGTAGCCCCTGACATAACAG from Candidatus Thorarchaeota archaeon encodes:
- a CDS encoding MoaD/ThiS family protein, which codes for MAQVTVKLFATVREAAGTGTVEMAADTIDELIQKLKQKFGARFREVAIDEESGRLKRFYSCMINGKRIELLDGYDSGLEEGDRVAIFPPVGGGTPLAGRSME